The Rubidibacter lacunae KORDI 51-2 genome window below encodes:
- a CDS encoding DMT family transporter, with amino-acid sequence MTFLLVSALLLAVQNIIVRVVFQPSPVFGRVLGGWLSPSPVNSLLFLQLRALLTFGVMLVVLPRLYPPVLREAIALARESALLWRVFACGSAFFLTAALLYFAIAQLPAGIAIALLFVHPVLTVLLAWILWGDRPTRARVLAMVLVCCGLVFTIPNRGVALPTGTVWGAIAALVAGGSVALYTIGAQRCLQRVRPIPFSLIVVATILVWSSLSLLWVPEAIAHLNSKVWVAGLLSAAVTCGGQICLNAGIYRVGAPTAALIGAVEPGLTALLAWWIVRETLPPQQAIGIGLVAIGVVALSLNRQADRSVAFESKEN; translated from the coding sequence ATGACATTCCTGCTTGTCTCTGCCTTGCTCCTCGCCGTCCAAAACATCATCGTTCGCGTCGTTTTCCAGCCCAGTCCGGTCTTCGGTCGCGTCCTGGGTGGCTGGCTGTCCCCCAGTCCGGTCAACTCACTACTATTCCTGCAGCTGCGCGCCCTGCTAACCTTCGGTGTCATGCTCGTTGTGTTGCCGCGCCTGTATCCGCCGGTTCTCCGCGAGGCAATCGCACTCGCCCGCGAGTCCGCGTTGCTCTGGCGCGTCTTTGCTTGCGGTAGTGCCTTCTTCCTAACCGCCGCGCTCCTCTACTTCGCGATCGCCCAGCTACCTGCTGGCATCGCGATCGCCCTCCTCTTCGTCCATCCAGTCCTGACCGTGCTGTTAGCGTGGATCCTGTGGGGCGATCGCCCAACGCGCGCGCGCGTGCTAGCGATGGTGTTGGTCTGTTGTGGGCTGGTCTTCACCATCCCGAACCGCGGTGTAGCGCTTCCGACAGGCACCGTGTGGGGCGCGATCGCCGCTTTGGTGGCTGGGGGCAGCGTTGCCCTCTACACGATCGGCGCGCAACGCTGTCTGCAACGAGTTCGGCCCATCCCCTTCTCGCTGATAGTCGTTGCGACGATTTTGGTGTGGTCGAGCCTGAGTCTGCTGTGGGTTCCCGAAGCGATCGCGCACCTAAATTCCAAGGTGTGGGTGGCTGGGTTGCTCTCAGCGGCAGTCACCTGCGGCGGTCAGATATGCCTGAATGCAGGTATTTATCGCGTTGGCGCGCCAACCGCCGCCCTCATCGGTGCTGTCGAACCGGGTTTGACCGCATTGCTTGCATGGTGGATCGTTCGCGAGACCCTGCCCCCGCAGCAGGCGATCGGTATTGGGTTAGTGGCGATCGGAGTGGTAGCGCTTAGCCTCAACCGCCAAGCCGACCGATCCGTCGCGTTCGAGAGCAAAGAAAATTAA
- the pyk gene encoding pyruvate kinase — protein sequence MKPLSHRTKIVVTIGPASNSPEVLREAIAAGMNVARLNFSHGSYEEHARVVSLLRSLSEELGVPTTLLQDLQGPKIRAGQLPDGGIALKAGDEILLVPQSEYNGRPMTASIDYPHLAEEATAGMQILLDDGLLEFEVMAVEDLAVRCMVVQGGLLKSRKGVNLPNLDVRLPSMTEKDKQDLKFGVEQDVDIVSLSFVRRRSDILELKELLAQHGRPDMPVLAKIEKPQAIENLESILDTCDAVMVARGDLGVEMRPEKVPVLQKHIIKRCNLKAIPVITATQMLDSMIRNPRPTRAEANDVANAIVDGTDAVMLSGESAVGDFPVQSVQMLARIAEEMEPTLEFVNHPPARSDSLHALTESVNTIDRILDLRCIVAFTMTGLSAVVAAAERPDAPVVAFTPDVRVYRRLNLIWGVKPMLLEHPASDLEHLIGQMEGMLRERGLADTGDNVLVLAASPLQHANGTNMLKIHTVR from the coding sequence ATGAAACCGTTAAGCCATCGCACGAAGATTGTTGTCACGATCGGACCGGCGAGCAATTCACCAGAAGTGTTGCGGGAAGCGATTGCGGCGGGCATGAATGTGGCGCGCCTGAATTTCTCCCACGGCAGTTACGAAGAACACGCGCGGGTGGTCTCGTTGTTGCGATCGCTGTCCGAGGAGTTGGGAGTCCCAACTACGCTGCTGCAAGATTTGCAGGGTCCGAAGATTCGTGCCGGACAGTTACCAGATGGCGGGATCGCGCTGAAGGCAGGCGACGAGATTTTGCTGGTGCCCCAGTCAGAGTACAACGGGAGGCCGATGACGGCATCGATCGACTACCCACACCTGGCGGAAGAGGCAACGGCGGGGATGCAAATCCTGCTGGACGATGGCTTGTTGGAGTTCGAGGTCATGGCCGTCGAGGACTTGGCGGTACGCTGTATGGTCGTGCAGGGCGGGCTGCTGAAGAGTCGCAAGGGGGTAAATTTGCCAAATTTGGACGTGCGGCTGCCGTCGATGACGGAGAAGGACAAACAAGACCTTAAGTTCGGGGTGGAGCAAGATGTAGACATCGTCTCGCTGAGCTTTGTGCGGCGCAGGTCGGACATTCTGGAGCTGAAGGAGCTGCTGGCACAGCACGGACGTCCGGATATGCCGGTGTTGGCAAAGATCGAGAAGCCCCAGGCGATTGAAAACCTCGAAAGCATCCTGGACACCTGTGATGCGGTGATGGTGGCGCGAGGCGACCTAGGCGTAGAGATGCGTCCGGAGAAGGTGCCAGTGCTGCAAAAGCACATTATTAAGCGCTGCAACCTGAAGGCGATTCCGGTGATTACGGCGACGCAGATGTTGGACAGCATGATTCGCAATCCGCGACCGACGCGGGCTGAAGCCAACGATGTGGCAAACGCGATCGTTGATGGGACTGATGCAGTGATGCTATCGGGAGAGTCGGCGGTGGGTGACTTCCCAGTGCAGTCGGTGCAGATGCTGGCGCGGATTGCTGAGGAGATGGAACCGACGCTGGAATTTGTCAATCATCCGCCTGCTCGCTCGGATAGCTTACACGCCCTGACGGAGTCAGTGAATACGATCGACCGTATTCTCGATCTGCGGTGCATCGTGGCGTTTACGATGACGGGGTTGAGTGCAGTAGTGGCAGCGGCAGAGCGACCGGACGCTCCGGTGGTGGCGTTCACACCGGACGTGCGGGTGTATCGCCGGCTGAATTTAATTTGGGGGGTGAAGCCTATGTTGTTGGAGCATCCAGCGTCGGATCTGGAGCACCTCATCGGGCAGATGGAGGGAATGCTACGCGAGCGGGGGCTAGCGGATACTGGCGACAACGTGTTGGTGCTAGCAGCAAGCCCGCTACAGCATGCAAACGGGACGAATATGTTGAAGATTCACACGGTGAGATAA
- a CDS encoding NAD(P)/FAD-dependent oxidoreductase gives MSVTDRILSELPGNVASGLAAADRLWQTVRNGDAPVTEVVKTVSQPLNKLDCDLAICGGTLGIFIGAALQQRGWRVTLIERSILRGRDQEWNISRQELTSFLELNLLTEAELEQAIVTEYNPARVGFLGSPDVWVDNVLNIGIDPVFLLDRLKAQFLAAGGRLIERATFTNATVHPNGVLITAECGETLEVRSRLLVDAMGNFSPIARQARNGAPPDSACVVVGSCATGYPNNKTGDLLASFTSVEHQCQYFWEAFPARDGRTTYLFTYLDADRDRPSLRFFLDEYFRLLPHYQTVDLDRLNFKRVLFGFFPSYRQSPLRVPWARVLPIGDSAGLQSPVSFGGFGSLVRHLPRLTHGIDDALRTDALDCRDLALLQPYQPNIAVTWLFQRAMSIGLHQTIPEERTNNLLGAVFTVMERGGDRVLRPFLQDVVQFSALTQTLVLTAIAKPYVVLPVIPHVGIPALLDWSRHYAALALYTGLHALGPAIAPLARNLSPIAQYRVRRWLDAWKYGSGADYGRHAE, from the coding sequence ATGAGCGTCACCGACCGCATTCTCTCCGAACTGCCCGGCAATGTTGCCAGCGGCCTCGCTGCCGCAGATCGCCTGTGGCAGACCGTCCGAAACGGCGACGCTCCTGTCACCGAAGTTGTCAAAACGGTTTCCCAACCCCTCAACAAGCTCGACTGCGATCTCGCGATCTGCGGCGGAACCCTCGGTATCTTCATCGGTGCGGCCCTGCAGCAGCGCGGATGGCGCGTGACTCTGATCGAACGATCGATCCTGCGCGGCCGCGACCAAGAATGGAACATCTCCCGTCAGGAACTTACCTCTTTCCTAGAGTTAAACCTTCTAACAGAAGCAGAACTAGAGCAAGCGATCGTCACCGAATACAACCCCGCCCGCGTCGGATTCCTCGGTAGCCCGGATGTTTGGGTCGATAACGTCCTCAACATCGGCATCGACCCGGTATTCCTGCTCGACCGCCTCAAAGCCCAATTCCTCGCAGCCGGCGGTCGCCTGATCGAACGTGCCACTTTCACCAATGCAACGGTTCACCCCAACGGCGTCCTCATCACTGCCGAGTGCGGTGAGACCCTCGAAGTGCGATCGCGTCTGCTCGTTGACGCCATGGGTAACTTCTCCCCAATCGCCCGCCAAGCTCGTAACGGAGCCCCACCCGACAGCGCTTGTGTGGTGGTTGGCAGCTGCGCAACGGGCTATCCCAACAACAAAACAGGCGATCTGCTCGCTAGCTTCACGTCCGTCGAGCACCAGTGCCAGTATTTCTGGGAAGCCTTCCCCGCCCGCGACGGTCGCACGACGTATCTGTTTACGTACTTAGATGCCGACCGCGATCGTCCCAGCTTGCGATTCTTCCTGGACGAATATTTCCGCCTGCTGCCCCACTACCAAACTGTGGACCTCGATCGCCTCAACTTCAAGCGAGTACTTTTCGGCTTCTTCCCGTCCTACCGGCAAAGTCCCCTCCGCGTTCCCTGGGCGCGCGTGCTTCCCATTGGCGACAGTGCGGGCTTGCAATCTCCGGTGAGTTTCGGCGGCTTCGGCTCGCTGGTCCGGCATCTCCCGCGCTTGACTCACGGCATCGACGACGCGCTCCGAACCGATGCCCTCGATTGCCGCGACCTCGCGCTGTTGCAGCCTTACCAGCCCAACATCGCCGTCACCTGGCTGTTCCAACGCGCGATGAGTATCGGACTGCACCAAACTATCCCCGAGGAACGCACGAACAACTTGCTCGGGGCCGTCTTCACCGTCATGGAACGCGGCGGCGATCGCGTCCTGCGTCCCTTTCTTCAAGACGTGGTGCAATTCTCCGCGCTGACCCAAACTCTCGTCCTGACCGCGATCGCCAAACCCTACGTCGTTCTTCCTGTGATTCCCCACGTGGGTATCCCCGCGCTTCTGGACTGGAGCCGCCATTATGCTGCCCTTGCCCTTTACACCGGATTGCACGCGCTGGGACCGGCGATCGCGCCACTCGCTCGGAACCTGTCGCCTATCGCCCAATACCGCGTGCGCCGATGGCTCGACGCGTGGAAATACGGCAGCGGTGCGGATTACGGCCGGCACGCGGAGTAA
- a CDS encoding DUF6761 family protein: MLQDPQAIRYYQNLSDALVDSWHRGYRFDNLRLYIDGYLACLRETKVLEPFLVHRIEEEAIRFLRDPSNFEDYALPEPETRYY; encoded by the coding sequence ATGCTTCAAGATCCACAGGCCATTCGCTATTACCAGAATTTATCCGACGCACTGGTCGATAGCTGGCATCGCGGCTACCGCTTCGATAATTTGCGCCTGTATATCGATGGCTATCTGGCATGTTTGCGAGAGACGAAAGTGCTCGAACCTTTCTTAGTGCATCGCATTGAAGAGGAAGCCATACGCTTCCTGCGCGACCCGTCGAACTTTGAAGACTATGCTTTACCCGAGCCCGAGACGCGCTATTACTAA
- a CDS encoding response regulator transcription factor — MDSVGIQIVEGNPHLRSLLGWHLQQAGFWVSQAAGIQQAKKALESRPFSLVVLDSDLPDGDGIEFCRWLHLNHQMMVFILSARNSERDVVTALRSGADDYLTKPFGMQEFMARVEVLVRRLRAISAPLQLDFGDLKIDLVQRRVCLRGQFIDLTPQEFSLLYVLAQAQGVALSRTELLRRAWPEAIDNPRTIDTHILSLRKKIEVDPRQPDLIQTIRNVGYRFNIELLGCDLENCGIGCDVLPGPVAVHHSSSLG, encoded by the coding sequence GTGGACTCGGTTGGCATTCAAATCGTCGAGGGGAACCCGCACCTGCGATCGCTACTGGGATGGCACTTACAGCAGGCAGGGTTCTGGGTGTCTCAGGCAGCTGGGATTCAGCAAGCAAAGAAGGCTCTGGAGAGTCGTCCGTTTTCGCTGGTCGTGCTCGATTCGGATTTGCCCGATGGCGATGGGATCGAGTTCTGCCGCTGGTTGCACCTCAATCACCAGATGATGGTTTTCATTCTGTCAGCGCGCAACAGCGAGCGCGATGTCGTGACTGCGCTGCGCTCTGGTGCAGATGATTATCTGACTAAGCCCTTTGGCATGCAGGAGTTCATGGCACGAGTGGAAGTACTCGTCCGCCGGCTGCGCGCCATCTCGGCACCTTTACAGCTGGATTTCGGCGATCTCAAAATCGACCTCGTTCAACGCCGGGTCTGCCTGCGCGGGCAGTTTATCGACCTGACTCCGCAGGAGTTCAGCCTGCTATACGTATTGGCTCAAGCCCAGGGAGTTGCACTCAGCCGCACCGAGTTACTGCGGCGGGCGTGGCCGGAGGCAATCGACAACCCGCGGACGATCGACACGCATATTCTGTCGTTGCGCAAAAAAATCGAAGTCGATCCTCGCCAACCCGATCTCATTCAAACAATTCGTAACGTCGGTTATCGCTTCAACATCGAGCTGTTAGGTTGTGACTTAGAGAATTGCGGGATCGGTTGCGATGTCCTACCAGGTCCAGTTGCGGTCCATCATTCCAGCTCGCTAGGCTGA
- the bicA gene encoding bicarbonate transporter BicA, translating into MNLTNTLHFRNLRGDIFGGIAAALFALPMALAFGVASGAGAAAGLWGALSVGLFAALFGGTPALISEPTGPMTVVMTAAIANLTAADPENGLAMAFTVVMMAGVFQIVFGALRLGKYVTMMPYTVVSGFMSGIGIILLIFQLAPMLGQASPQGGVIGIFRGMPALLANTQPAETLLGMVAVAIIWFFPSKFKYVVPPQLVALVAGTILSLTLFSDVDIRRIGEISVSLPTLQLPTLSAERLQLMLVDAAVLGVLGCIDALLTSAIADSLTRTEHNSDQELIGQGLGNLVSGLLGGLPGAGATLGTVVNIQAGGRTALSGLIRAGVLLVAMLGVATLAAMIPLAVLSGIALVVGIKIVDWGFLKRAHRVSLQGALITYGVIALTVLVDLFAAVGIGVLVANILTIDRLSALQSQNVRAITDADDAVLLTYEEKQWLDAANGRLLLFQLSGPMIFGVAKAIAREHNAIGDCDAIVFDFSNVPHLGVTVSLVLENAIKEATDRERYVFIAGAKGQAERRLKKLGVFELIPPHQLCASRAEALKLAVAAISIPAKV; encoded by the coding sequence ATGAATCTCACAAACACGCTCCATTTCCGCAATCTGCGTGGGGATATTTTTGGGGGGATCGCCGCAGCCCTTTTCGCACTACCGATGGCGTTGGCCTTCGGTGTAGCATCCGGGGCCGGAGCAGCTGCCGGTCTGTGGGGAGCCCTCTCGGTCGGTCTCTTTGCAGCCCTCTTTGGTGGAACACCTGCATTAATTTCCGAACCTACCGGTCCGATGACCGTCGTGATGACGGCAGCGATCGCCAATTTGACTGCCGCCGATCCCGAAAACGGACTGGCAATGGCCTTTACTGTGGTCATGATGGCTGGAGTCTTCCAAATCGTCTTTGGCGCCCTTCGGCTCGGCAAATACGTCACGATGATGCCTTACACGGTAGTGTCTGGGTTCATGTCCGGCATCGGCATCATCCTCTTGATTTTTCAGCTTGCTCCCATGCTCGGACAAGCCAGTCCTCAAGGAGGCGTAATCGGAATCTTTCGCGGCATGCCAGCGCTCCTTGCCAATACCCAGCCTGCTGAAACACTGTTGGGAATGGTTGCGGTCGCAATTATCTGGTTCTTTCCATCCAAGTTCAAGTACGTCGTGCCCCCTCAGCTCGTCGCCCTCGTCGCCGGAACGATTCTGTCCCTAACGCTATTTTCTGATGTAGACATTCGACGTATCGGCGAGATCTCGGTCAGCCTGCCCACCTTGCAACTCCCGACTTTAAGTGCCGAGCGGCTGCAACTGATGCTCGTGGATGCAGCTGTCCTGGGCGTACTGGGCTGTATCGATGCGCTGCTCACGTCAGCGATCGCGGATAGCCTGACCCGGACGGAGCACAACTCCGACCAAGAGCTGATCGGGCAGGGGTTAGGCAATTTGGTCTCCGGCTTGCTCGGCGGACTGCCTGGGGCTGGAGCGACGCTGGGAACGGTCGTCAACATTCAAGCAGGTGGCAGAACGGCTCTGTCGGGTTTAATCCGTGCAGGCGTATTGCTGGTCGCCATGCTGGGTGTGGCGACCTTGGCAGCGATGATTCCCCTCGCTGTCCTTTCGGGGATAGCTCTTGTGGTGGGGATCAAAATCGTCGATTGGGGCTTCCTCAAGCGGGCGCATCGAGTATCGCTGCAGGGCGCATTGATTACTTATGGGGTTATTGCTTTGACGGTTTTGGTGGATTTGTTCGCGGCGGTGGGAATTGGAGTTTTGGTTGCCAACATCCTGACAATCGATCGCTTGAGTGCACTGCAGTCGCAGAACGTTAGAGCGATTACCGATGCCGACGATGCCGTGCTGCTGACTTACGAGGAAAAGCAATGGCTCGATGCAGCCAACGGGCGTCTGTTGCTGTTCCAGTTGAGCGGTCCGATGATCTTCGGTGTCGCCAAAGCGATCGCGCGCGAGCACAATGCTATTGGGGATTGCGACGCGATTGTTTTTGATTTCAGTAATGTTCCTCACTTGGGTGTGACGGTCTCTCTGGTCTTGGAAAACGCGATTAAAGAAGCGACCGATCGAGAACGTTACGTTTTCATTGCTGGTGCAAAAGGGCAAGCCGAACGTCGTCTGAAAAAGCTGGGAGTCTTCGAGTTGATTCCCCCCCATCAGCTTTGCGCGAGCCGAGCCGAAGCATTAAAGTTAGCCGTTGCGGCAATCTCTATCCCTGCGAAAGTCTGA